The following coding sequences are from one Octopus bimaculoides isolate UCB-OBI-ISO-001 chromosome 3, ASM119413v2, whole genome shotgun sequence window:
- the LOC106879276 gene encoding cyclin-Q yields MAEGETDSRIHFSAVKYIHQAGYRLKLSSVSLATASVIYHKFFRENSLNDFDIYLISATSLYLAGKIEEEHRKIRDVVNVCYRTLHKSKSPLDVGETFWGLRDAIAKCELYILRVLRFKVAFDHPHKYLLHYLKTLKDWFQPHVWDQVPLTRTCWSVLRDSYHGKTSLKFKPQHIAVSIIYLSMLCYGLEVHLNRVAHTKWWRVFSSDLTLDIIRDVILDIIQTYELETG; encoded by the exons ATGGCGGAAGGTGAAACAGATTCCCGAATCCATTTCAGTGCAGTAAAATATATTCACCAAGCAG GTTACAGATTAAAATTGAGTTCAGTTTCTCTAGCAACTGCATCTGTGATCTACCATAAATTTTTCAGAGAAAATTCTTTAAATGATTTCGACATCTAT ttgATATCTGCTACATCATTATATCTAGCTGGGAAAATTGAAGAAGAGCATCGGAAAATCAGAGATGTTGTCAATGTCTGCTACAG GACACTACACAAAAGCAAATCACCTCTTGATGTTGGGGAGACATTCTGGGGTCTGCGAGATGCAATTGCCAAATGTGAACTTTATATCTTAAGAGTATTGCGTTTCAAAGTAGCCTTTGATCATCCTCATAAA tATCTTCTGCATTACCTGAAGACTCTAAAAGATTGGTTTCAGCCTCATGTTTGGGATCAGGTCCCACTCACAAGAACATGCTGGTCAGTCCTTCGTGACAGTTACCATGGCAAAACTAGTCTCAAGTTCAAACCGCAGCATATTGctgtatctattatttatttatctatgttgtgCTATGGTCTGGAGGTACATCTTAACAGAGTAGCTCACACAAAGTGGTGGAGG GTGTTTTCTTCAGACTTGACTCTAGACATTATACGAGATGTCATCCTGGATATAATCCAGACGTATGAACTAGAAACTGGTTAA